From a region of the Lactuca sativa cultivar Salinas chromosome 4, Lsat_Salinas_v11, whole genome shotgun sequence genome:
- the LOC111876844 gene encoding protein PTST, chloroplastic isoform X4 — translation MECYTMSTSIQGLLSGRCRNKQISWILWPNRSIHGFQYIRNVHRYPHCRLLCFPPTLNEQSSSLQSKKNSNGDDEHVLEQPIDNDQLKALLADAERAKLLRKLSEANQHNRYLKRQVFYFLLVKEDALAEFKSELAVTELEIQGLLNMAKEIVSYGIPAGSRKINGKYIQSLLLLQLQGVQEKLKKQIKEVELAQSKEVSLHWYGMAESVQVMGSFDGWSHGEDLSAEYTGSYTSFSTSIMLRPGRYEIKFLVDGEWALSPEYPTVGEGLMENNLLIVE, via the exons ATGGAGTGTTATACAATGAGCACATCAATACAAGGATTGTTATCAGG TCGATGCAGAAACAAACAAATATCATGGATTTTGTGGCCAAATAGAAGCATTCATGGATTCcaatatataagaaatgttcatCGTTATCCCCATTGTAGACTACTCTGTTTTCCTCCCACTCTTAATGAACAATCTTCATCACTTCAATCCAAAAAAAACTCAAATGGTGACGATGAACATGTTCTTGAACAACCAATCGACAATGATCaa TTAAAGGCACTTCTTGCTGATGCTGAAAGGGCAAAGCTTTTAAGAAAGTTGAGTGAAGCTAATCAACACAATCGTTATCTCAAACGTCAGGTcttttatttt TTACTTGTGAAAGAAGATGCTTTGGCTGAGTTTAAAAGTGAACTTGCTGTAACAGAACTTGAGATTCAG GGATTATTAAATATGGCAAAAGAAATTGTTAGTTATGGCATTCCAGCAGGTTCAAGAAAAATAAATGGGAAATACATTCAATCTCTTCTTCTTTTACAATTACAAG GTGTTCAAgagaaattaaaaaaacaaattaaagaaGTCGAACTTGCACAATCGAAAGAGGTGTCGTTACACTGGTATGGCATGGCAGAG AGTGTGCAAGTTATGGGGTCTTTCGATGGATGGAGTCATGGAGAAGACTTGTCGGCGGAGTATACTGGTTCTTACACGAGCTTCTCCACATCTATAATGCTTAGACCCGGAAG GTATGAAATTAAGTTCTTGGTGGATGGAGAGTGGGCCCTATCACCTGAATACCCAACCGTTGGAGAAGGATTAATGGAGAACAACTTGTTGATTGTTGAATAA
- the LOC111876844 gene encoding protein PTST, chloroplastic isoform X5, whose translation MECYTMSTSIQGLLSGRCRNKQISWILWPNRSIHGFQYIRNVHRYPHCRLLCFPPTLNEQSSSLQSKKNSNGDDEHVLEQPIDNDQLKALLADAERAKLLRKLSEANQHNRYLKRQLLVKEDALAEFKSELAVTELEIQGLLNMAKEIVSYGIPAGSRKINGKYIQSLLLLQLQGVQEKLKKQIKEVELAQSKEVSLHWYGMAESVQVMGSFDGWSHGEDLSAEYTGSYTSFSTSIMLRPGRYEIKFLVDGEWALSPEYPTVGEGLMENNLLIVE comes from the exons ATGGAGTGTTATACAATGAGCACATCAATACAAGGATTGTTATCAGG TCGATGCAGAAACAAACAAATATCATGGATTTTGTGGCCAAATAGAAGCATTCATGGATTCcaatatataagaaatgttcatCGTTATCCCCATTGTAGACTACTCTGTTTTCCTCCCACTCTTAATGAACAATCTTCATCACTTCAATCCAAAAAAAACTCAAATGGTGACGATGAACATGTTCTTGAACAACCAATCGACAATGATCaa TTAAAGGCACTTCTTGCTGATGCTGAAAGGGCAAAGCTTTTAAGAAAGTTGAGTGAAGCTAATCAACACAATCGTTATCTCAAACGTCAG TTACTTGTGAAAGAAGATGCTTTGGCTGAGTTTAAAAGTGAACTTGCTGTAACAGAACTTGAGATTCAG GGATTATTAAATATGGCAAAAGAAATTGTTAGTTATGGCATTCCAGCAGGTTCAAGAAAAATAAATGGGAAATACATTCAATCTCTTCTTCTTTTACAATTACAAG GTGTTCAAgagaaattaaaaaaacaaattaaagaaGTCGAACTTGCACAATCGAAAGAGGTGTCGTTACACTGGTATGGCATGGCAGAG AGTGTGCAAGTTATGGGGTCTTTCGATGGATGGAGTCATGGAGAAGACTTGTCGGCGGAGTATACTGGTTCTTACACGAGCTTCTCCACATCTATAATGCTTAGACCCGGAAG GTATGAAATTAAGTTCTTGGTGGATGGAGAGTGGGCCCTATCACCTGAATACCCAACCGTTGGAGAAGGATTAATGGAGAACAACTTGTTGATTGTTGAATAA